A single genomic interval of Oryza sativa Japonica Group chromosome 7, ASM3414082v1 harbors:
- the LOC4343988 gene encoding transcription factor MYB30 → MVRPPCCDKDGVKKGPWTPEEDLVLVSYVQEHGPGNWRAVPTRTGLMRCSKSCRLRWTNYLRPGIKRGNFTDQEEKLIVHLQALLGNRWAAIASYLPERTDNDIKNYWNTHLKRKLQGGGAGGDGDGGAAGDAVSPKPAAQRPASSSKGQWERRLQTDIDMARRALREALTSLDDVKPPHQPDAANAAAGGGGATTGAAASAGADSPAASSTSGASQCSPSSAGYVLTTENISRMLDGWARKKGGGGGRRAAGSGPATPGATESASGSSEASEVSYGGTALSAAAAPASAFEYETKPTVTAAAAADAGDETQLSAIESWLFADADGIESGSLLDAAMDYTF, encoded by the exons ATGGTGAGGCCGCCGTGCTGCGACAAGGACGGCGTCAAGAAGGGCCCGTGGACGCCGGAGGAGGACCTCGTCCTCGTCTCCTACGTCCAGGAGCACGGCCCCGGCAACTGGCGCGCCGTCCCGACCAGAACAG GGCTGATGCGGTGCAGCAAGAGCTGTAGGCTCCGGTGGACCAACTACCTGAGGCCCGGGATCAAGCGGGGAAACTTCACCGACCAGGAGGAGAAGCTCATCGTCCACCTCCAGGCGCTCCTCGGCAACCGCTGGGCGGCCATCGCGTCGTACCTCCCCGAGCGCACGGACAACGACATCAAGAACTACTGGAACACCCACCTCAAGCGCAAGCtgcagggcggcggcgccggcggtgacggagacggtggcgccgccggcgacgcggtcTCCCCGAAGCCCGCCGCGCAGAGGCCCGCGTCGTCGTCCAAGGGGCAGTGGGAGCGGCGCCTGCAGACCGACATCGACATGGCGCGCCGCGCGCTCCGCGAGGCGCTCACGTCGCTCGACGACGTCAAGCCACCGCATCAGCCCgacgccgccaacgccgccgcggGGGGAGGCGGCGCCACCACCGGAGCAGCAGCGTCCGCCGGCGCCGATAGCCCCGCCGCGTCGAGCACGTCGGGGGCGTCGCAGTGCTCCCCGTCATCCGCCGGCTACGTCCTCACCACCGAGAACATCTCCCGGATGCTCGACGGGTGGGCCCGgaagaagggcggcggcggcggcaggcgcgcCGCCGGCAGCGGGCCGGCCACCCCCGGCGCCACCGAGAGCGCGTCCGGCTCGTCGGAAGCCTCCGAGGTGTCCTACGGCGGCACGGCCTTgtccgcagcggcggcgcccgcgtccGCCTTCGAGTACGAGACAAAGCcgaccgtcaccgccgccgccgccgccgacgccggcgacgagacGCAGCTCTCCGCCATCGAGTCGTGGCTgttcgccgacgccgacggcatCGAGAGTGGCAGCTTGCTCGACGCGGCCATGG